Within Bacteroidota bacterium, the genomic segment TTGCGAAGCATACGAGGCTTTTGGTCGTGGTCAGGAGTGATCAGCCCCAATTCAATCATCAGTTGGCAGCCGTTGCAAACTCCAAGACTTAAAGTATCATCACGTTTATAGAAATTATCCAGTGCCTGTTTTGCTTTTTCGTTGTACAGGAAAGCCCCGGCCCAACCCTTAGCAGAGCCCAAAACATCGGAATTAGAGAAACCTCCGACAAACACGATGAAATTGACGTCTTCAAGCGTTTCCCTTCCCGAAATCAGGTCAGTCATGTGAACATCCTTAACATCAAAACCAGCCAGGTACATTGAATAAGCCATTTCCCTGTCTCCATTTACTCCCTTTTCACGGATTATGGCGGCTTTAATGCCTGTCTTTTCCCTGCGGTCAGGAAGGATACCAAATTGCTTAAAGGTTCCCGTGAAACCGTCTTTAAATTTAAAACGAAGATCCTGTTTCTTGTAATTTTCAAAACGGGCTAAGGCCTGCTTTTCACCGCTTTGCTTACGTTCGAGCAGGTAAGAAGTCTTAAACCATTTATCACGCAAAAGATCTATATCAAACTCATATTGATCAGCCCCGCGGCTAATGGAAAGTGAACGATTGGTTGAAGGTTTACCCATCACAAAGAAAGATAAGCCATTATTTTTAAGTACACCGGAAACATAGTCAGTTTCTTTCACCTGGATCAAGACGCCAGGATTTTCGCTAAACAACAATTTAACGATATCCTCCTGATCGTTCCAGCCATCCAATTGAACCTCAAGTCCGCCTTTGGTGTTGGCAAAATTCATTTCCAATAAAGCAGTAATTAAACCGCCTGCAGAAATATCATGGCCTGCAAGTATCTTCCCATCAGCAATCAGTTGTTGAATAACCTGAAATGCTTTGGAAAAACAGGAAGCATCTTTAACCTGGGGAGTTGAATTACCCAACTGATTAAGAACCTGGGCGAAAGCACTGCCGCCCAAACTAAGCGGGGAATTTGAAAAATCTATATAAATCAACCTTGTGTCAGGACCGGAAACTAAAACCGGCTCCACAATTTTACGGATATCATTAACCTGGGCAGCAGCAGAAATAATCACTGTTCCCGGAGCAAAAACCACCTCATCGTCTTTGTACTTCTGGGTCATGGAAAGGGAATCCTTACCGGTAGGGATGTTGATGCCCAGAGAAATTGCGAAATCACTTGCAGCCTGAACAGCCTGGTATAAGCGGGCATCTTCGCCCTCATTCTTACATGGCCACATCCAGTTGGCACTTAAGGATACACCTTTCAGGCCATCGGTCAAAGGTGCCCAAACAATATTGGTCAGGGCTTCGGCAATGGAGAGAACCGAACCGGCTTTAGGGTCAATCAATCCACAGGCAGGAGCATGGCCCAACGAAGTTGCTATTCCGTAATGATTCTTATAATCAAGCGATACGACACCCACATCGTTTAAGGGAAGCTGAACTTCACCGCAACATTGCTGTTTGGCAATCTTACCGGTGACCGAACGGTCAACTTTGTTGGTCAGCCAATCTTTGCAGGCAACAGACTCAAGTTGAAGGACATCCTCAAGATACTGGGCGAGACGGGAAACATCATATTTCAATTCGTCCAAAACAGGGCTAACCGTATGGTCAACCATGATGGTCTTGGGCGGATTGCCGATCATGTCTTCCAGCTTCAGGTCAAGCGGCTTGAGCCCTGTTTTCTGGTCAACAAAGGTAAACTGTTTGTCTCCCGTAGTTTTACCGACGACATAAAACGGGGAGCGCTCCCTTTCGGCAATATTTTTAAGCAGTTCTGTATCTTTATCTTTCAAAATGAGGCCCATACGCTCCTGCGATTCATTGCCTATAATTTCCCTGGCCGACAAAGTAGGATCGCCAATAGGAAGTTTATCCAGATAAATTTCGCCTCCGGTTTCTTCAACCAGTTCCGAGAGGCAATTCAGGTGACCTCCTGCCCCATGGTCGTGAACAGTAACAATTGGATTAACATCAGCTTCGCCCAAAGCACGGATAGCATTGTAAACCCTTTTCTGCATTTCAGGATTCGAACGCTGCACGGCATTTAACTCTATGGAATTTTTATATTCACCGGTTGCAACGGAAGAA encodes:
- the purL gene encoding phosphoribosylformylglycinamidine synthase; translated protein: GPVIEQFSPETQDKPDEFVVKDIESVISLKAETHNFPTTVEPFNGAATGTGGEIRDRIAGGKAAFPIAGTAVYMTSYPRPEGNVRDWEKDNEPRPWLYQTPEQILIKASNGASDFGNKFGQPVICGSLLTFEYFSKDKKYAFDKVVMQAGGIGFAKKIDSEKAKPSTGDKVVLLGGDNYRIGMGGGAVSSVATGEYKNSIELNAVQRSNPEMQKRVYNAIRALGEADVNPIVTVHDHGAGGHLNCLSELVEETGGEIYLDKLPIGDPTLSAREIIGNESQERMGLILKDKDTELLKNIAERERSPFYVVGKTTGDKQFTFVDQKTGLKPLDLKLEDMIGNPPKTIMVDHTVSPVLDELKYDVSRLAQYLEDVLQLESVACKDWLTNKVDRSVTGKIAKQQCCGEVQLPLNDVGVVSLDYKNHYGIATSLGHAPACGLIDPKAGSVLSIAEALTNIVWAPLTDGLKGVSLSANWMWPCKNEGEDARLYQAVQAASDFAISLGINIPTGKDSLSMTQKYKDDEVVFAPGTVIISAAAQVNDIRKIVEPVLVSGPDTRLIYIDFSNSPLSLGGSAFAQVLNQLGNSTPQVKDASCFSKAFQVIQQLIADGKILAGHDISAGGLITALLEMNFANTKGGLEVQLDGWNDQEDIVKLLFSENPGVLIQVKETDYVSGVLKNNGLSFFVMGKPSTNRSLSISRGADQYEFDIDLLRDKWFKTSYLLERKQSGEKQALARFENYKKQDLRFKFKDGFTGTFKQFGILPDRREKTGIKAAIIREKGVNGDREMAYSMYLAGFDVKDVHMTDLISGRETLEDVNFIVFVGGFSNSDVLGSAKGWAGAFLYNEKAKQALDNFYKRDDTLSLGVCNGCQLMIELGLITPDHDQKPRMLRNESHKFESEFINVDIPDTNSVLLQSLKGSRLGIWVAHGEGKFSLPYAEDKYHIALKYSYDAYPGNPNGSDYSVAGICSADGRHLAMMPHLERSVYPWQWAHYPSERKDDQMAPWIEAFVNAVHWVEKKIKKD